The genomic window tttgacaACTGGCCCAAATATTTAGCTTATCAGTGTTATCATTCTGCTTTGCTTATGGGATGTAAATACTAAATAGTcagatttaaattaaaattaaatttaatttttgaaaatgattttaaaaaactttttacaATTTGAGATGGGAGCATGTGTGGACAAGACAAGGAAgtactaattttcctaaaagcttaaaaattattaatataatccaCATGTGTCGATATGGACTGCAATGTATATTGGGCTGTCCATGATGAGTTTCTTTTTGCATGTCTATGCACATGAATGGATGAATATTTACTCATCTGGACCTTGAATCTTCTTGCTTGTTTGATAGCAAATGTTTTGTGGTTTTTGTTTGGTTATGTCAAGTGGACAAAGATTATGGAATAccattttgttttcttgttctttcttGCCTTTCCATTTATGGGTTTCACACATTGTTTTTCCACTGATGTGTATGATTTTGCTACATGTTTTCTTGAGTATGTGTATTTGTACTTCTTTTCAAGAGTTGTGATTCTGATTGGCCTTCATTTGGTGGATATACAGGTGGGTTCTCTTGGGTTTGTGGGGAAGAACTTGATCTGGGTTCTTTTTGTATTCAAAGAACTATATTAGATGTCTTGAATCTCCTGTTTCTCTCTGTTTTCTCTGTGATTTTGGTTATAGGCTATATTAGAAAACATGAGATTAGTGGGTGCAGCAGGAGGGATTGGGTCTCTGGGGGTGTTTCAATCTGTTGTGCTCTTACTGGCATTGCATACGTCAGTGCTGGTTTCTGGGATTTAGTTGTGAGAAATGGTGGGTCTCAGCCTTTGGGTTGGTTGGTTTACTTTGTTAGAGGGCTAACTTGGATATCTTTAGCAGTTTCACTGCTTGTTCGAAGTTCCAAATGGAGCAGGATTCTTAGTTTCCTTTGGTGGTTGACCTTCTTCTCATTGGTTTCAACCCTAAACATTGAAATTTTGGTAAAAACTCACAACATCAAAATCTTTGACATAGTGCCATGGCTTGTGAACTCCTTGCTTATCTTTTGTGCATTTAGGAACATTTTCCATTCTGTCTCTGAAGATACTACCCCAGATAAGAGTGAGTCTGAACCTCTACTGGCCAAAAAGCCTGTAAGAAGAACTGAAGTAGGGAAGATTAGCTTTATTACTAAGTTGACATTTTCTTGGATTAATCCTATACTTTGCTTGGGTAACTCGAAACCATTAGTCCTAGAGGACGTTCCTCCTCTAGCATCAGAAGATGAAGCTGAACTAGCCTACCAAAAGTTTTCTCAAGCATGGGAATGTCTTCAAAGAGAAAGAAGCTCAAGCAGTACTGATAACTTGGTTTTTCGGGCATTAGCCATAGTCTACTTGAAGGAAATGATTTTTGTAGGGCTCTGTGCATTGCTCAGGACAATTTCTGTAGTAGTTTCTCCTTTGTTGCTTTATGCATTTGTAAAGTATTCAACTCGCGATGAAGAAAATTGGCAAGAGGGCGTCTTCTTAATGGGGTGTTTAATCATTTCCAAGGTGGTTGAATCTGTGTCTCAAAGGCATTGGTTCCTCAATGCCAGGAGGTTTGGGATGAGGATGAGATCAGCTTTAATGGTGGCAGTATATCAGAAGCAGCTCAAGCTTTCAAGTTTGGGAAGGAGAAGGCATTCATCCGGTCAGATTGTGAATTATATTGCGGTTGATGCTTATACAACAGGGGAATTTCCTTGGTGGTTCCATTCAGCATGGAGTTACATCTTGCAACTTTTTTTGTCCATTGGAGTCCTCTTTGGGGTTGTGGGTGTTGGTGCTCTTTCAGGCTTAGCCCCTCTTCTCGTTTGTGGACTTCTTAATGTGCCATTTGCAAAGATATTACAGAAGTGTCAATCCCAACTTATGATGGCCCGAGACCAGCGACTCAGGTCTACTTCTGAGATCCTTAACAGTATGAAAGTCATCAAGTTACAGTCATGGGAAGATAAATTCAAGAACTTCATTGAATCTCTCCGGGATGTTGAATTCAAATGGTTGGCTGAAGCACAGTATAAGAAGTGTTACAACACTGTACTGTATTGGATGTCTCCAACCATTGTCTCTTCAGTTACCTTCCTGGGATGTGCCCTTTTTGGGAGTGCCCCATTAAATGCCAGCACCATTTTCACCATTGTGGCAGCCTTGCGGTGCATGGGAGAACCTGTCAGAATGATACCTGAGGCTATATCTGTTATGATCCAAGCCAAGATCTCCTTTGAGCGGCTCAATGCATTTTTTCTAGATGATGAGCTCAAGAGTGAAGAAATGAGAAGGGTTACATTGCCAAATTCAGATCACAGTGTTGTAATAAATGGCGGTAATTTCAGTTGGGAACCAGAGTCAGCCGTTCTAACACTCAGAGATATAAATTTGGGAGTTAAAAGGGGGCAGATATTAGCAGTTTGCGGACCAGTTGGGGCAGGGAAATCATCATTCTTATTTGCTATACTTGGAGAGATACCAAAAATTTCAGGAAGTGTGAGTTGCAAAATCATTTAGTGTTATAGATCATTTACAAATTTGTTTTACTACATGTTTTTCTTCTGATGGTTGCAAACAGGTCGATGTGTTCGGTTCCATTGCCTATGTTTCTCAGACTTCTTGGATCCAAAGTGGGACGATTCGCGACAACATTCTCTGTGGAAAACCAATGGatacaaccaaatatgagaaagcCATAAAAGCATGTGCCTTAGATAAGGATATAAACAGTTTTGACCATGGTGATGAAACAGAAATCGGTCAGAGAGGGCTTAATATGAGTGGAGGAcagaaacagaggattcaacTTGCTCGGGCTCTCTATAATGATGCCGAAATCTACCTCCTGGATGACCCTTTTAGTGCAGTAGATGCACATACAGCTGCAATTCTTTTCAATGTAAGACTAAATATACTAAACTGCACGTGCACATGCATACCGAAACTTTGACTGAATATGCCATTGCAGGACTGTGTCATGGCTGCTCTACGGCACAAAACTGTCATGCTAGTGACTCATCAAGTGGAGTTTCTTTCTCAAGTTGAAAAAATCCTGGTGACAAGgcttagtttgaaatttgaTGAATATTTTCTCATGTATCCAGTTTCCAATTAtgtcaacaaattattttctttttgcatTTCTAGGTTCTGGAAGGTGGACGAATAACTCAATCAGGAAGCTATGAGGAGCTCTTGACAACTGGGACAGCATTTGAACAGCTTGTAAATGCTCATAAGAATGCAATAACAGTATTGGATCTTTCAAATAATGAAGGAgaagaaactcaaaaattggATCATATTCTACCAGAGGTGTCTCATGGATCTTGCCCCACTAAAGAAAGGAGCGAAGGGGAGATTTCCATGAAGGGTCTACGTGGAGGGCAGCTCACTGAAGAAGAAGGAATGGAGATTGGCGATGTTGGGTGGAAGGCATTCTGGGATTATCTCCTTGTCTCAAAGGGAGCACTACTGATGTTCTCAGGCATGATAGCTCAGTGTGGTTTTGTTGCCCTTCAGGCTGCTTCAACCTATTGGCTAGCACTAGGCATTGAAATTCCCAAGATCAGCAATGGCATGCTAATTGGAGTTTATGCTGGAATTTCAACCCTAAGTGCCGTCTTTGTATACCTGAGGTCTTTCCTTATAGCTCGTCTAGGATTAAAAGCTTCTAAGGCCTTCTTTGCAGGTTTTACCAGTTCAATTTTCAATGCTCCAATGCACTTCTTTGACTCTACTCCAGTTGGGCGAATCTTGACTCGAGTAAGatcatcttctttctttctggaaaatgttagaaaacCATGCTTTTCTATTAGTGCCCCCTTAAATGCATTATATCATCAGCTCTAGTTACTCCTCAAGAACGTTTGATTTATATTCCTATCTTGCAGGCTTCCTCAGATTTGACTGTTTTGGATTCAAATATACCCTTCTCCATTATCTTTGTACTGTCAGCTGGTATTGATATTCTAACAACCATTGGAATTATGGCCTCAGTCACATGGCCAGTTCTCATTGTTGCCATTTTTGCTATGGTAGCTGCAAAATATGTTCAGGTAGATAATGATTTCTTACTTTACATTCCTTggtctctcttcttcttcttcactaatACAAAGCAAAAGTCCGATTAcattgttttccttttgactAAAAGGGGTATTATTTAGCCTCTGCAAGGGAGCTAATAAGGATCAATGGTACAACAAAAGCTCCTGTAATGAATTATGCAGCCGAGTCATCCCTTGGAGTGGTCACTATAAGAGCTTTTAACATGGTGGACAGATTCTTCCAAAACTACCTAAAGCTCATAGACACGGATGCAAAGCTATTTTTCTATTCTAATGCAGCTATGGAATGGCTAGTTTTAAGAATAGAAGCACTTCAGAATCTAACTCTTGTCACTGCTGCTCTTCTTCTTGTTCTACTTCCCAAGGGTTATGTTGCCCCAGGTATATGCAGTTGCTTACAACAGTCCTTTCCTTTGTGCTTTTGGATTTTCAGTGTTAAATGgttgcctttttctttctttttctttttttacaggGCTTGTGGGGCTATCTCTTTCTTATGCTCTGGCACTGACAGGCACCCAAGTGATGCTGTCTCGATGGTATTGTAACTTGTCGAATTATATGGTTTCAGTTGAACGGATCAAACAGTTCATGCACATACCATCTGAGCCTCCTGCAATTGTGGATGGAAAGCGACCACCATCTTCATGGCCTTCCAAGGGTAGGATAGAGTTACAAAATCTCAAGGTAAGGAAGCTATTAATCAAGTTCATCTCTTAAATGATGTGTCTCATAGCAACCTCTTGAAAGAATGCTCTGGTGACAATACTTAAAAGCCGACGATTCTGTCTTCTGGTTGGTTTCAGATAAAATACCGCCCAAATTCTCCACTGGTTCTGAAGGGTATCACTTGCATATTCAAAGAAGGGACTAGAGTAGGGGTCGTTGGAAGGACTGGAAGCGGCAAAACTACACTGATAAGTGCTCTATTCCGACTAGTAGAGCCTGAAAGCGGGACAATCCTGGTAGATGGACTTGACATTTGTTCTATAGGTCTGAAGGATTTGAGAATGAAGCTCAGCATCATCCCTCAAGAGCCAACTCTTTTCAAGGGTAGCATTCGAACTAACTTGGATCCTCTAGGCCTCTACTCTGAGAATGAAATATGGAAGGTGAGCCCTCTCCTTTCCAGTCATGATCTCAGTTTCTGATTTAAGCCAATGACGATAAATTAATCACATTATCTTATTTGGTTCTTTGTTGCAGGCTCTAGAGAAGTGCCAGCTTAAGGCCACAATCAGCAGTCTTCCAAACTTGCTAGACTCATCTGGTGAGTTCAATTCAGTAAAAAAAATACCTCAAAAAACTAAAGATTGACAATCCCTCATACTTTATACTATCTTTTAAAGTTTGTGCTTGGATCAAACAGTGAGCGATGAAGGTGAGAACTGGAGTGCTGGGCAACGCCAGCTCTTCTGCCTTGGACGAGTTCTACTCAAGAGAAACAGAATCCTTGTTCTAGATGAAGCCACTGCATCCATAGACTCTGCCACTGATGCAATTCTGCAGAGAATTATCAGGCAGGAATTCTCAAACTGTACAGTGATTACAGTAGCTCACAGAGTTCCAACAGTCATGGACAGTGACATGGTCATGGTCCTCTCTTATGGTATGAAATTATTCCACTCCGCAGATTTGGGGTACTGGGTTTTGTTGATATTGAGCCAGCTTTCATAAACACTGGTTGGTTTGATTTTGTAGGGAAGCTTGTGGAGTATGATAAGCCTTCAAATCTTATGGACACCAACtcctctttttcaaagcttGTAGGTGAGTACTGGTCCAGCAGTAGGAGGAACTCCTAATTGAGACCTGAAATTGAAACTATTTTTTCAATgatcttttgttttcttcaacaAACATGAACTGTTTGTTATATCAAGCCTAATGACTAGTGAATAGAATTGTTTCTAAcatgaatggttaacaatttttttttcttttcttgatgcTTTCCCAAAACCAAACATATCATTCAACTAAAATCACTTCCAAACACACCCTAAAAATAATCCCAACTGCTGTACACCCACATGGTAAATTAATCATTCCGAAGAGGCCAAGGTGATAGCCGCCCACCATCATTGAAACCCATAAGAATTACCCACCATTAGTTCTTGTCTTCCATATGAACCACTGGCTAATAACGTTCAATCATGGGGTCATTGTCAATGTGTAATAAATACACCAAAAATGCATCCACAAAACTCCAAATAATTCATCCTTTTATTCTCCTCAACTTTGTCTTCTTCTATATCCAACCATGAACTTCATTATTCAAGACAATGAACCAGAAAACACCATTCGACCATCTCTTTTGTTGCAGTCAATTGAAGCGGTCTCAGAGGCATAAAGGATTTGCCCTCTACACCAATAGCTGCATGAAATAATTGTTGGAATTTATATAGAGGTGAATGAAAATTAGgacacattttttttctcttggaaGATGTGTTGTTTCTTAATAGACACAACTTGTTTTAAATGTTGTCTCTAGCTTTTTTAAAGACATGATCTCTTTCAAAAGATGTGTTTGGTGTCTTAAGACAACCCTTTAATGGATATGTCTAGTGTTTTAAAGGCACATCCCTTCTAACAGATAACagttatcaacaaaatctaTAAATAAGAGTTCCCTTTATCTTTTCTGATTCACTCTCTctttcattcattctttccaCTGTTTCTCCTTTTTAGTCTCttaaactttcatttttagcttcgggtttaatcttttttttttcttactaagttttttggtattcaaGAGAGTACAAATCATCAAATGATTTATTGTTTCTTATGATTTGGAGTGCTTCTATCATAAGAAAGTGATCATTATATCGTGGGAGACAATTACTTGTACTGTAAGCACTTGAGTAGGGTGAAATTTGTCTTAAGGACATAAAGCCAAATTTTAACCTCAATCAACTCCAAAAATCCATCTAGTCAATAGTTGGGAAaacaataatttgtataaatgaATTATCTAAACCCTCATTTGTCAACTTGTTTAGAAGTGATTATAGGAAacgttttaatttttttagcacTTAAAAACAACTCTTTTGATGAAAAATTTCAAGTGctataaatattagaaatgattCTTATATATGAAGATGCACACTTTTGATAACCATATATCATTAAGTAAAATTTAGAGTtcgtttgaaagtgattttgaaaatactaattttttttaattatcaaaattagaTATTTGACGAATTTTTACTATCTTTTAtctttcaacaattgaaaatgtataaatttaaattatttttttcttttttttctttgcactttattattattacataaatttaaaaaaaaaaaatcataagtgtCACTACTTTAATCTTAATgcacaaaattacaaaaaaaaaaaaagaaatcctaAGTATTACTTTGGTCTTAATACACAAaagtacaaaaacaaaatcctaCACCATACAATCCTCCTAACAAAATACTTATTCATACAAGACATATTTTGACCTCTTTGTAACCTTCAATTACATCAAGAatctaatgattcaaaaaaattCTATTCTTATGTCAAGTCAAATGACTCTTTTTCGACAATTGTCTTTTGGACctggcccaaaaattaagattttaccaataaaagttgcataattgatAAGGAGGAAACAAAATATGAAGATACCAATATACCATTCAAAAcgattttttatcataataattgAGAAACTTAttgatcttaaaatttttttaataattattctgaaaatttattatttttagaaaactaatttttttaaaaatatattataaaaatatatcatttaaaaaaaataaatttgacatatttttagttattttttatatacacaattttaaaaatatatattttccaagatgtttgatttttaaataataataatttatttttatttttatggaaaattgtgtatttttttacaaattactaaattatattaaattttattgaggtttgtaaaatgaataaaatttaaattaatatttttctatttttttatagtcaataaatgttatttttaaaaaaataaaaaattaatattcttcttctcaattttcacacttctTCTAGGTCTTGGACTTAAATAGTAAActtatatggattaaaacttaatttttgaattCAATTAGGCACCAAATGACCTTTCAacgacagtttttctgtacttttTTAATCAATCCAACGACATACAATTTGTTCTCTTTGTCGCTCAATGGGATCACATCTCCCaatgctctttttttttaattctttttttcaaagaaatggataggacattttttttttgccgAGTTTTGGCCCATtgtattacaaataaaattgatttggCATAAATATAAATTctgaattgaatttaaaatgacTGTGAGTATTTAAAAATTCGATCGGGTTTGGGACTGATTTTGATATTACCTCACCTTCATTATATGTATAATTATAtacataataatttaatttatttttttattccttttttttaatacatataaaataaacattatttttcttttttataaaaataaagattaagtaaggtaaaggaaaaaagaaatgatatatgaataaataatataagataattttttctcaaatgatatatattttgattggaTATAGTTTTAATACCATGGTAAGAAAATTGTACAACCATACAATCCTTACTTACCTTCCTtatgtttggtttaaaaaaatattagaaaaaaaaaagaatgaaaataattttcttttatttgatttaatattaaaaaaattaaatataattaatatatatatttaaaaaattatttaatcttcatataaaatagttaaaataatttaaatgagtttaaaatcacgtataaaaataattaaatatctttaaatttatttaatttaatttattttttttccttttttctttcaacccaCTTTTACTTCCTCccatttttccttcaattttccaaaaagcaAACATGCCCTTAAAAGGAGAGTCGTGTTTAACTCCAACTCAAATAGGGTATTAACACATTAAAAAC from Vitis vinifera cultivar Pinot Noir 40024 chromosome 9, ASM3070453v1 includes these protein-coding regions:
- the LOC100251553 gene encoding ABC transporter C family member 8, whose product is MASLEISLVCVFVLLFKSCDSDWPSFGGYTGGFSWVCGEELDLGSFCIQRTILDVLNLLFLSVFSVILVIGYIRKHEISGCSRRDWVSGGVSICCALTGIAYVSAGFWDLVVRNGGSQPLGWLVYFVRGLTWISLAVSLLVRSSKWSRILSFLWWLTFFSLVSTLNIEILVKTHNIKIFDIVPWLVNSLLIFCAFRNIFHSVSEDTTPDKSESEPLLAKKPVRRTEVGKISFITKLTFSWINPILCLGNSKPLVLEDVPPLASEDEAELAYQKFSQAWECLQRERSSSSTDNLVFRALAIVYLKEMIFVGLCALLRTISVVVSPLLLYAFVKYSTRDEENWQEGVFLMGCLIISKVVESVSQRHWFLNARRFGMRMRSALMVAVYQKQLKLSSLGRRRHSSGQIVNYIAVDAYTTGEFPWWFHSAWSYILQLFLSIGVLFGVVGVGALSGLAPLLVCGLLNVPFAKILQKCQSQLMMARDQRLRSTSEILNSMKVIKLQSWEDKFKNFIESLRDVEFKWLAEAQYKKCYNTVLYWMSPTIVSSVTFLGCALFGSAPLNASTIFTIVAALRCMGEPVRMIPEAISVMIQAKISFERLNAFFLDDELKSEEMRRVTLPNSDHSVVINGGNFSWEPESAVLTLRDINLGVKRGQILAVCGPVGAGKSSFLFAILGEIPKISGSVDVFGSIAYVSQTSWIQSGTIRDNILCGKPMDTTKYEKAIKACALDKDINSFDHGDETEIGQRGLNMSGGQKQRIQLARALYNDAEIYLLDDPFSAVDAHTAAILFNDCVMAALRHKTVMLVTHQVEFLSQVEKILVLEGGRITQSGSYEELLTTGTAFEQLVNAHKNAITVLDLSNNEGEETQKLDHILPEVSHGSCPTKERSEGEISMKGLRGGQLTEEEGMEIGDVGWKAFWDYLLVSKGALLMFSGMIAQCGFVALQAASTYWLALGIEIPKISNGMLIGVYAGISTLSAVFVYLRSFLIARLGLKASKAFFAGFTSSIFNAPMHFFDSTPVGRILTRASSDLTVLDSNIPFSIIFVLSAGIDILTTIGIMASVTWPVLIVAIFAMVAAKYVQGYYLASARELIRINGTTKAPVMNYAAESSLGVVTIRAFNMVDRFFQNYLKLIDTDAKLFFYSNAAMEWLVLRIEALQNLTLVTAALLLVLLPKGYVAPGLVGLSLSYALALTGTQVMLSRWYCNLSNYMVSVERIKQFMHIPSEPPAIVDGKRPPSSWPSKGRIELQNLKIKYRPNSPLVLKGITCIFKEGTRVGVVGRTGSGKTTLISALFRLVEPESGTILVDGLDICSIGLKDLRMKLSIIPQEPTLFKGSIRTNLDPLGLYSENEIWKALEKCQLKATISSLPNLLDSSVSDEGENWSAGQRQLFCLGRVLLKRNRILVLDEATASIDSATDAILQRIIRQEFSNCTVITVAHRVPTVMDSDMVMVLSYGKLVEYDKPSNLMDTNSSFSKLVGEYWSSSRRNS